The following is a genomic window from Bacillus carboniphilus.
TCAATTATGAAAGCATTTTTTACGGAGTGAAAGCTTTACTATATGGTTTACCTATCAGTATTGCTGTCATGTATCTTCTATACCGCTCTTTATCGAATACCTTTGATTATTCCTTTACACTGCCGTGGGATAGTTTATTATTTACCGTTATCGCAGTCTTTCTTATTGTAAGTTCAGCGATGCTATATTCAAGTTCCAAAGTCAAAAAGGAAAATATTATCGATGCTTTGAAGCAAGAAAATATATAGGATTTGAAAGGCATGCAGGAGGAATTCCTGTGTGTCTTTTATTATTATCAGTTATCAATGGGAGATTCGGAGATTTAACACCCTATTTAATAAAACTTGAAAAGGATGTAGGGACACCTTTTGGCTTTTTCCAGGAAAAATAAAGGAAAATAGAATAAATCAATAGAATGAAATAAAGAGATAGGTCAATCTTGGAGGAAGATTCGGTGAAGAAACGATGGAAAATAATAGCTATTCTTTTACTTGCATGTCTTTGTTTGTTTTTATTTACAAATCCAAATACCAGTGATTATGAAGTATTTTCAACGGACAAGTATGGGGAGGCTCCAACAGATTTGCCTCTAGAAATTGAAAGAGTCAATTTCTTTCTTTTTTCAACCTATACCCCTGTCATCGCTTCTGAACATGGTATTACACACCTTGGTATAGTGGGGCAGTTTTTCCAAATATCTGATGGACAATTTGATTACCCATGGTGGTTAGAGTTATTCAATTAAGGAGAGAAATATGAATTCAAAACTTATATTAGTGGAAGGGCTACCTGGATCAGGTAAGTCCACTACTGCAAGGTTATTTCAAGAAATTTTAATAGAAGAGGGCATAAAAAATGAGCTGTACATAGAGGGAAACCTCGATCATCCTGCTGATTATGATGCTGTTTCCTTTTTCACAGAGGATGAATGGCTGCAACTTCTCAACAGTAGTTGTGAACTTAAAGAAGCATTAGTAAATAATGTAGAGCAAAAGGACAATGGTTACTTCCTTTCCTATGGAAAAATGATATATAGACAGGGAATAAAAATACCTGATGCCTTATTTAATCGCATTTTCAAACATGATATTTACGAGTTGCCATTAGAGAAAAACATCGAGTTAATAACCAATAGATGGGCCAATTTTGCATCCCATGCCATACAATCAGATACAACCTATATATTTGAATGTTGCTTTATCCAAAACCCAGTTACTGTGGGAATGTTGAAATATAATGCCACTAAAACAACTGTAATGAATTATGTCCAAGGGCTTGAAGAAGCCATTGTGAAACTAAATCCAATCGTAGTTTACGTAGACCAAGCTGATATCTCCCATTCATTCGGGAATGCTGTGAAGGAAAGGCCGAAAGAATGGTTTAACGGATTTGTTGAGTACTATACAGGGCAAGGGTTTGGAAAAGTAAATGGCTATGAAGATTACGAAGGAACTTTGAAAGTGCTTGAAGCAAGAAAAGAATTAGAAGCTGAAATCTTTCATTCATTAAAAGTGGAGAAGGTTTTGCTCGATAATTCGGCGTTTAATAAAAAAATGTTTAGAAAAAGATTAGTAGAGATTGTTAAAGAAAGTATTTAGGTTAAACAGGTCACTGATTACAGTTTCAGTGGCCTTTTCGAATGAAGGATAAAAATGGGAATAGCAGAAGGAAATCCAATCTTTTTGTCGAAATTAGTAGACAACCAAAGAGGAGGAATAATATGAACGACACATTATTAAGAGTAGGAACAACCTACATTCCTGTTCAGGATGTTAAACAAGCAAGCCAATGGTATGTTGAAAAACTAGGTGCTACGCTTAATTATCAGGACGATGATAAGGCTATCTTAAACTTTGCAAACCAAAGCTTTTTCTTGGTTCATTCATCAAGGGAACAAAGTTCTAACTTTATGGATCAACATGGAAATGAACGTTTTTCCATGACATTTGAAGTAAATGGACTTGAAACACTAGAAAGAATACATAAACAATATAAAGAACTTGGCATTGAAGTTGGTGAAATCGAAAACCGTGGTCATGCTGGGCGAAATTTCGTATTTACGGATATAAGTGGAAACAAGTTTGATGTGTGGAGTGAACTAAGTCCACAATTTAAAGAGAAATATAATATCAAGTAAAAGGGAACGGACTTTTTCAAGAAGTCCGTTTTTATTTAAAGGAGATGGTTTATGTGTGTGGGATTAGAGGCTGAAAATATGGAGAGAGATCAAGGCATGCCATTGCAGCTGGGTGGTATATGGAGCAAGGATTTCCTCCCAACCATCCTGGTGATTGGGCAAGAATAGAAGGAGAAAGAAGTATCTTGAATCCAACTCAGTTAACACTTCTAGAAAGCTGGGAGTGTTCTAGGGACGCTGATCAAATCATGGATACCTTGAAGAATATGATACCTGAGTTTAAAGGAGTCCATCAAACACTGGCAGAGATAGTAGAGGTAGACACTCAAACAGAGTGGGTGGATACAATACTCTCAAAAGTTTTATAGAATCCAACTGAAGATTATCTAGTTAAATACATAATGAAGAGGTATTGTTTTGGAAGAAAAATATATTAAAAGCTTTAACCATATGAATAAAGCTACCAATACTAAAGATTATCATTGGGTCGGGAGTCAAAAACATTTTGTAGATGAAATTGATATCCATAACATAAATGACATTGTATTAGGGCGTTTTGGTGGAAATTCAACTGCTGGACAGAATAAAAATGAAGATGGGTGCATCGTCTGGGTAAATGAGTATATTGGATATGAGTTCGTAGTACTTTTAGATGCACATCAGACAGCTGAAAGTGCAGAATTAGTGTTAGCTACCATTCAATCCCTTGAAGATGACGTAAAGAGCTCATTGACCCTTTCACCTCGAGAATCATTCGATCGTTTATACAAATTACTCTTAAGCACTTTTGAAAGCAGAAGTTTTAAAGAGGCTTGTAAAAGGGTTCAAGGGGAAACCGCATGTTTATGTGCGGTGAGAAAGGATAAATATCTTTGGTGGTTTTCGGTTGGAGACTGTATCCTCTACTTAAACCATCCAGAGCTATCAGATTTAAATGAGTATCAACAAAATCACCGCAGCTTTTATGAATGGATTGGAAAAGTGAACACATTTGAACTAGAAGTACCCTGCTTCAGTACAGGTACAAAAGAGCTTAGGCAGGGAAGAAATCATATACTATTAACTACAGATGGGCTTGTCGAATGCCCGAATGTAGATTTTTCAAATCCAAAGAAAATATTTAAAACATTTGTAGAGGTTACGAATGAGGGAGGCGTCTTGATCTTGTTGAAAGAAATACAAAATCAAAATGTCCGAGATAGCACGACCATTATATCGTGGTTTGTTGATATTGATAAAGCAGGAAGTCAACCAAGCAAGTGAGGTTTTTAAACTTCCGGAAAGTTTGGGGAAGAAGAAAGAGCATCTGATTGCTTTGCAATGAAATGCTCGATTGGAATATTTAATTTAACTTCGTGGCTTTTGTTTTTACTATGGTCGAATCGAGACGCTCGTTCCAATTGGTACCGTTCGAGCTAACTC
Proteins encoded in this region:
- a CDS encoding VOC family protein, which encodes MNDTLLRVGTTYIPVQDVKQASQWYVEKLGATLNYQDDDKAILNFANQSFFLVHSSREQSSNFMDQHGNERFSMTFEVNGLETLERIHKQYKELGIEVGEIENRGHAGRNFVFTDISGNKFDVWSELSPQFKEKYNIK
- a CDS encoding protein phosphatase 2C domain-containing protein, translating into MNKATNTKDYHWVGSQKHFVDEIDIHNINDIVLGRFGGNSTAGQNKNEDGCIVWVNEYIGYEFVVLLDAHQTAESAELVLATIQSLEDDVKSSLTLSPRESFDRLYKLLLSTFESRSFKEACKRVQGETACLCAVRKDKYLWWFSVGDCILYLNHPELSDLNEYQQNHRSFYEWIGKVNTFELEVPCFSTGTKELRQGRNHILLTTDGLVECPNVDFSNPKKIFKTFVEVTNEGGVLILLKEIQNQNVRDSTTIISWFVDIDKAGSQPSK